A region from the Acyrthosiphon pisum isolate AL4f chromosome A1, pea_aphid_22Mar2018_4r6ur, whole genome shotgun sequence genome encodes:
- the LOC100160240 gene encoding pyruvate dehydrogenase [acetyl-transferring]-phosphatase 1, mitochondrial isoform X2, whose product MLFGVFDGHGGASCSHVITKRLFDYICVSLLPKPLLLEYLESGNQLVEMRNETFDLVGELKTLYAQSLKSYVLKLINESQEHQFKMKDALEKAFLQLDEDIMAEARFNINSEVDNLTLNVGLSGSVACVAHIDGPHLHVASTGDCLAVVGVYTDDDTWIAKVMVEEHNTDNLNELHRVISEHPSNEKDTVIKYERLLGQLAPLRAFGDLRYKWSREMLSEHIVPKLGENAIPPFYYTPPYLTAKPQVAHHHLQPRDKFLILATDGLWDFMSPLQVVRLVGEHMSGKVTLTPLKLPRKNMKLSDINNLLLQRRDSLKRKPVDANACTHLIRNALGGSEYGVEHAKLSQLLNLPKNISRSFRDDITITIVYFNTEYLRHPQS is encoded by the exons aTGTTATTCGGAGTATTTGATGGACATGGTGGCGCAAGTTGTTCACATGTAATTACCAAACGTTTATTTGATTACATTTGTGTAAGTCTGTTGCCCAAGCCACTACTTTTAGAATATCTAGAATCTGGTAATCAGCTTGTTGAAATGCGCAATGAGACATTTGATTTAGTTGGTGAATTAAAAACCTTATATGCTCAAAGTCTGAAGTCAtatgtacttaaattaataaatgaaagcCAAGAACATCAGTTTAAAATGAAAGATGCATTAGAAAAAGCTTTTTTGCAATTAGATGAAGATATTATGGCTGAAGCAAGATTTAATATCAATAGTGAAGTtgataatttaacattgaatgTAGGGTTGTCTGGATCTGTAGCATGTGTTGCTCATATTGATGGACCTCATTTACATGTTGCTTCAACTGGAGACTGTTTGGCAGTAGTTGGAGTATATACAGACGACGACACATGGATAGCTAAG GTTATGGTTGAGGAACATAATACTGATAATTTAAATGAACTTCATAGAGTGATTTCTGAACATCCATCTAATGAAAAAGATACGGTTATCAAATATGAAAGACTTCTTGGTCAGCTAGCACCATTAAGAGCTTTTGGAGATTTAAG atataaatggTCAAGAGAAATGTTATCTGAACACATTGTTCCTAAACTGGGAGAAAATGCAATACCTCCTTTTTACTACACGCCTCCATATTTAACTGCTAAACCTCAAGTTGCTCATCATCATCTTCAACCAAGAGATAAATTTCTAATACTTGCTACAGATGGGCTGTGGGATTTCATGTCTCCGTTACAA gtTGTTCGTTTGGTTGGAGAACACATGAGTGGAAAAGTTACATTGACACCACTTAAGTTACcaagaaaaaatatgaaattaagtgacataaataatttacttttacaaCGACGAGACAGTTTAAAACGAAAACCAGTTGATGCAAATGCATGTACACATTTAATACGCAATGCATTAGGCGGTTCTGAATATGGTGTTGAGCATGCTAAATTATCTCAATTACTAAATTTGCCCAAAAATATTTCTAGATCATTTAGAGAtgatataactataactattgtttattttaacacaGAGTACTTAAGACATCCTCAatcttaa